From a single Hevea brasiliensis isolate MT/VB/25A 57/8 unplaced genomic scaffold, ASM3005281v1 Scaf1, whole genome shotgun sequence genomic region:
- the LOC131168778 gene encoding uncharacterized protein LOC131168778 isoform X5, translated as MKPQVKNNPGPLTPRKIPSKTIASSSSSSFPSSPEKSSSKPTISANAFVLLRRRRSLHFAAVQVISVHYSISASTSTLPNNSLFLAEAIRSVLQALSEAYSILESELTFLPDDADAGFLFRIWLDNKRAVYVSLLELICGVLVVIRRISCTK; from the exons ATGAAACCCCAGGTGAAGAACAACCCAGGTCCCCTCACACCCAGAAAAATCCCGTCCAAAACCAtcgcctcctcctcctcctcctccttcccCTCAAGTCCAGAAAAATCATCTTCAAAGCCTACGATTTCAGCCAACGCTTTTGTTCTTCTTCGACGGCGACGCTCCCTCCACTTCGCCGCTGTTCAAGTCATATCGGTCCACTATTCAATCTCAGCCTCAACCTCGACGCTGCCCAACAACTCTTTGTTCCTTGCGGAAGCAATTCGGTCCGTTTTGCAg GCATTGTCAGAAGCCTATTCTATATTGGAGAGTGAGCTGACATTCCTTCCTGATGATGCTGATGCAG GCTTTTTATTTAGGATTTGGCTCGACAATAAGAGAGCTGTCTATGTCAGTCTCCTTGAATTGATATGTGGAGTCCTTGTTGTG ATAAGACGCATAAGCTGCACCAAGTGA
- the LOC131168778 gene encoding uncharacterized protein LOC131168778 isoform X7 gives MKPQVKNNPGPLTPRKIPSKTIASSSSSSFPSSPEKSSSKPTISANAFVLLRRRRSLHFAAVQVISVHYSISASTSTLPNNSLFLAEAIRSVLQALSEAYSILESELTFLPDDADAGP, from the exons ATGAAACCCCAGGTGAAGAACAACCCAGGTCCCCTCACACCCAGAAAAATCCCGTCCAAAACCAtcgcctcctcctcctcctcctccttcccCTCAAGTCCAGAAAAATCATCTTCAAAGCCTACGATTTCAGCCAACGCTTTTGTTCTTCTTCGACGGCGACGCTCCCTCCACTTCGCCGCTGTTCAAGTCATATCGGTCCACTATTCAATCTCAGCCTCAACCTCGACGCTGCCCAACAACTCTTTGTTCCTTGCGGAAGCAATTCGGTCCGTTTTGCAg GCATTGTCAGAAGCCTATTCTATATTGGAGAGTGAGCTGACATTCCTTCCTGATGATGCTGATGCAG GACCATAG
- the LOC131168778 gene encoding uncharacterized protein LOC131168778 isoform X3 codes for MKPQVKNNPGPLTPRKIPSKTIASSSSSSFPSSPEKSSSKPTISANAFVLLRRRRSLHFAAVQVISVHYSISASTSTLPNNSLFLAEAIRSVLQALSEAYSILESELTFLPDDADAGSRPPYTLLSKSSQVLIHDREFNCWQILHLFGGIWLDNKRAVYVSLLELICGVLVVIRRISCTK; via the exons ATGAAACCCCAGGTGAAGAACAACCCAGGTCCCCTCACACCCAGAAAAATCCCGTCCAAAACCAtcgcctcctcctcctcctcctccttcccCTCAAGTCCAGAAAAATCATCTTCAAAGCCTACGATTTCAGCCAACGCTTTTGTTCTTCTTCGACGGCGACGCTCCCTCCACTTCGCCGCTGTTCAAGTCATATCGGTCCACTATTCAATCTCAGCCTCAACCTCGACGCTGCCCAACAACTCTTTGTTCCTTGCGGAAGCAATTCGGTCCGTTTTGCAg GCATTGTCAGAAGCCTATTCTATATTGGAGAGTGAGCTGACATTCCTTCCTGATGATGCTGATGCAGGTTCAAGGCCACCATACACACTGCTTTCTAAATCATCCCAAGTATTAATTCATGACAGGGAATTTAATTGTTGGCAGATTTTACATCTGTTTGGAGG GATTTGGCTCGACAATAAGAGAGCTGTCTATGTCAGTCTCCTTGAATTGATATGTGGAGTCCTTGTTGTG ATAAGACGCATAAGCTGCACCAAGTGA
- the LOC131168778 gene encoding uncharacterized protein LOC131168778 isoform X2, with amino-acid sequence MKPQVKNNPGPLTPRKIPSKTIASSSSSSFPSSPEKSSSKPTISANAFVLLRRRRSLHFAAVQVISVHYSISASTSTLPNNSLFLAEAIRSVLQALSEAYSILESELTFLPDDADAGSRPPYTLLSKSSQVLIHDREFNCWQILHLFGGIWLDNKRAVYVSLLELICGVLVVTHKLHQVRMDTFHQG; translated from the exons ATGAAACCCCAGGTGAAGAACAACCCAGGTCCCCTCACACCCAGAAAAATCCCGTCCAAAACCAtcgcctcctcctcctcctcctccttcccCTCAAGTCCAGAAAAATCATCTTCAAAGCCTACGATTTCAGCCAACGCTTTTGTTCTTCTTCGACGGCGACGCTCCCTCCACTTCGCCGCTGTTCAAGTCATATCGGTCCACTATTCAATCTCAGCCTCAACCTCGACGCTGCCCAACAACTCTTTGTTCCTTGCGGAAGCAATTCGGTCCGTTTTGCAg GCATTGTCAGAAGCCTATTCTATATTGGAGAGTGAGCTGACATTCCTTCCTGATGATGCTGATGCAGGTTCAAGGCCACCATACACACTGCTTTCTAAATCATCCCAAGTATTAATTCATGACAGGGAATTTAATTGTTGGCAGATTTTACATCTGTTTGGAGG GATTTGGCTCGACAATAAGAGAGCTGTCTATGTCAGTCTCCTTGAATTGATATGTGGAGTCCTTGTTGTG ACGCATAAGCTGCACCAAGTGAGGATGGATACATTCCATCAAGGCTAA
- the LOC131168778 gene encoding uncharacterized protein LOC131168778 isoform X4, protein MKPQVKNNPGPLTPRKIPSKTIASSSSSSFPSSPEKSSSKPTISANAFVLLRRRRSLHFAAVQVISVHYSISASTSTLPNNSLFLAEAIRSVLQALSEAYSILESELTFLPDDADAGFLFRIWLDNKRAVYVSLLELICGVLVVTHKLHQVRMDTFHQG, encoded by the exons ATGAAACCCCAGGTGAAGAACAACCCAGGTCCCCTCACACCCAGAAAAATCCCGTCCAAAACCAtcgcctcctcctcctcctcctccttcccCTCAAGTCCAGAAAAATCATCTTCAAAGCCTACGATTTCAGCCAACGCTTTTGTTCTTCTTCGACGGCGACGCTCCCTCCACTTCGCCGCTGTTCAAGTCATATCGGTCCACTATTCAATCTCAGCCTCAACCTCGACGCTGCCCAACAACTCTTTGTTCCTTGCGGAAGCAATTCGGTCCGTTTTGCAg GCATTGTCAGAAGCCTATTCTATATTGGAGAGTGAGCTGACATTCCTTCCTGATGATGCTGATGCAG GCTTTTTATTTAGGATTTGGCTCGACAATAAGAGAGCTGTCTATGTCAGTCTCCTTGAATTGATATGTGGAGTCCTTGTTGTG ACGCATAAGCTGCACCAAGTGAGGATGGATACATTCCATCAAGGCTAA
- the LOC131168778 gene encoding uncharacterized protein LOC131168778 isoform X1 — protein sequence MKPQVKNNPGPLTPRKIPSKTIASSSSSSFPSSPEKSSSKPTISANAFVLLRRRRSLHFAAVQVISVHYSISASTSTLPNNSLFLAEAIRSVLQALSEAYSILESELTFLPDDADAGSRPPYTLLSKSSQVLIHDREFNCWQILHLFGGTIGSYYSCCFHQKKISQFHCATVDGVHYNTAATCLGNWELCGFLYRLDFEAGRMENER from the exons ATGAAACCCCAGGTGAAGAACAACCCAGGTCCCCTCACACCCAGAAAAATCCCGTCCAAAACCAtcgcctcctcctcctcctcctccttcccCTCAAGTCCAGAAAAATCATCTTCAAAGCCTACGATTTCAGCCAACGCTTTTGTTCTTCTTCGACGGCGACGCTCCCTCCACTTCGCCGCTGTTCAAGTCATATCGGTCCACTATTCAATCTCAGCCTCAACCTCGACGCTGCCCAACAACTCTTTGTTCCTTGCGGAAGCAATTCGGTCCGTTTTGCAg GCATTGTCAGAAGCCTATTCTATATTGGAGAGTGAGCTGACATTCCTTCCTGATGATGCTGATGCAGGTTCAAGGCCACCATACACACTGCTTTCTAAATCATCCCAAGTATTAATTCATGACAGGGAATTTAATTGTTGGCAGATTTTACATCTGTTTGGAGG GACCATAGGATCATACTACAGCTGTTGTTTTCATCAGAAAAAGATCTCGCAGTTTCACTGTGCTACTGTGGATGGAGTTCATTATAACACTGCTGCCACTTGCTTGGGTAATTGGGAACTTTGTGGCTTTCTCTACCGCCTAGATTTTGAGGCTGGTAGGATGGAAAatgagagatga
- the LOC131168778 gene encoding uncharacterized protein LOC131168778 isoform X6: protein MAPSNLASIDATCFLSTAAFCMALSEAYSILESELTFLPDDADAGSRPPYTLLSKSSQVLIHDREFNCWQILHLFGGTIGSYYSCCFHQKKISQFHCATVDGVHYNTAATCLGNWELCGFLYRLDFEAGRMENER, encoded by the exons ATGGCGCCGAGTAATCTGGCTTCTATCGACGCTACCTGTTTCTTATCTACTGCTGCTTTTTGTATG GCATTGTCAGAAGCCTATTCTATATTGGAGAGTGAGCTGACATTCCTTCCTGATGATGCTGATGCAGGTTCAAGGCCACCATACACACTGCTTTCTAAATCATCCCAAGTATTAATTCATGACAGGGAATTTAATTGTTGGCAGATTTTACATCTGTTTGGAGG GACCATAGGATCATACTACAGCTGTTGTTTTCATCAGAAAAAGATCTCGCAGTTTCACTGTGCTACTGTGGATGGAGTTCATTATAACACTGCTGCCACTTGCTTGGGTAATTGGGAACTTTGTGGCTTTCTCTACCGCCTAGATTTTGAGGCTGGTAGGATGGAAAatgagagatga